In the genome of Luteitalea sp., one region contains:
- a CDS encoding PadR family transcriptional regulator gives MGITNQPHDLLPGTLDLLVLRTLQRGPTHGYGIAQHLRITSQEVLQVGESSLYPALQRLLLNGYVKGEWGLSDNNRRARYYTLTAAGRKRLAAQRKDFDVLIGAMQRVLEPDA, from the coding sequence ATGGGAATCACGAACCAGCCACACGACCTGCTACCGGGCACGCTCGACCTGCTCGTGCTGAGGACGCTCCAGCGTGGCCCGACGCACGGCTACGGAATCGCTCAACATCTCCGGATTACGTCACAGGAGGTCTTGCAGGTCGGCGAGAGCTCGCTCTACCCCGCACTCCAGCGGCTGCTGCTCAACGGGTACGTCAAAGGTGAGTGGGGCCTGTCAGACAATAACAGGCGCGCGCGCTACTACACCCTGACTGCGGCGGGTCGCAAACGACTCGCGGCCCAGCGCAAGGACTTCGACGTACTCATCGGCGCCATGCAGCGTGTCCTCGAGCCTGACGCGTGA